In the Terriglobia bacterium genome, GTGACGGAAATATTCGACGGCTTTGCGCAGAGCCTGCTCGGCGGGCCTGGGATCGTAACCCAGTTCGCGGCGCGCCTTGTCGCTGCTGACATACATCTTGTACCGAGCCATCCTGACGCCGTCCAAAGGGATGGACGGTTCCCGGCGGAGGATGGTTCCCAGGAAAAACTGGTTCATATAGGCGGCGATTAAGGCCACCGTCCATGGCATCGGGAGCCTGGGCATGCGCCGGCCGCAGATGTGCGCGAGAGTCTGCAGGATCTCCCGAAGACTCATGTTTTCTCCGCCCAATATGTACCTCTGTCCGATCCGCCCCTTGCGCTCGGCCAGGAGGTGACCCTGTGCCACATCTTCTACATCCACGATGTTCAGCCCGGTGTCCACATAAGCCGGCAAACGCCCACGCAGAAAATCGAGAATCACCTTTCCTGTCGGCGTCGGCTTGATATCTCCCGTGCCCACAGGTGTGGTTGGATTGACGATCACCACCGGGAGGCCTTCATGCGCGAACTCGTGCGCGACCTGTTCGGCCATGAATTTCGACCGTTTGTAGTGGCCGATCATGTCGTCAAGTGCTACGGGCGTGTCCTCGTCGGTAGGGACGCCATCCGCCCGCATGCCGATCGCCCCGACTGTGCTGGTGTAAATTACTTTCTCGACTCCAGCTTCACAACAGGCCGACAACAGGTTCCTGGTCCCGGCTACGTTACTCTCATAAATCTCCTGAGGGTTTCGAGCCCAGAGACGATAGTCGGCCGCGATGTGATAAACCCAGCGACACCCCTGCACGCACCGCACCAGAGAACTTGCTTCCCTGAGGTCCCCCACAACGATTTCGCAGCCCAGCCCTTCGACGTTGTGCGCAGGACTCGATTGGCGCGCGAGGATGTGCACGCGGTCTCCCCGCATGCGCAGCAGACGAACCACGTGGCTGCCGATGAATCCGGTCGCGCCGGTCACGAATGTGAAATCGTCGGGCATCACGACTCCCTGGGTTCCTGCCTGAATGCGCGTCGATACTTTACGCTGTCCGGCTCTCGATGCGCACGACTATTTTCTGTCAGTGCAGATCGGCGAGCGATCATGGGCCGATTGCAAACTGCTGAAACGCGACGTCTGGTTCGACGCAATTTCGGA is a window encoding:
- a CDS encoding NAD-dependent epimerase/dehydratase family protein, which encodes MPDDFTFVTGATGFIGSHVVRLLRMRGDRVHILARQSSPAHNVEGLGCEIVVGDLREASSLVRCVQGCRWVYHIAADYRLWARNPQEIYESNVAGTRNLLSACCEAGVEKVIYTSTVGAIGMRADGVPTDEDTPVALDDMIGHYKRSKFMAEQVAHEFAHEGLPVVIVNPTTPVGTGDIKPTPTGKVILDFLRGRLPAYVDTGLNIVDVEDVAQGHLLAERKGRIGQRYILGGENMSLREILQTLAHICGRRMPRLPMPWTVALIAAYMNQFFLGTILRREPSIPLDGVRMARYKMYVSSDKARRELGYDPRPAEQALRKAVEYFRHGWHPGSAQDRISNLRAGTA